The following proteins are encoded in a genomic region of Streptococcus equi subsp. equi:
- a CDS encoding transposase IS1167 — MPYSNAKLEPTNKTIKDMKEQAFGFRNFKNFKVKIPNALNITKEETKFISSRA; from the coding sequence ATGCCTTATTCCAATGCTAAATTGGAGCCCACTAACAAGACTATTAAGGACATGAAAGAGCAAGCCTTTGGATTTAGGAACTTTAAGAACTTCAAAGTCAAGATTCCCAATGCTTTAAACATCACAAAAGAAGAGACAAAATTTATCTCTTCTCGTGCTTAG
- a CDS encoding plasmid stabilisation system protein produces MAYDIYISNKAEQDLDEIYNYYLTEFSHSSAQKVIESLQSAISILEISPEGYVDFDDRVGRKLFPEGQLRMIPSKHFIVFYLIRQSRVDILRIRSTKTDYLNDLENLFNNIL; encoded by the coding sequence ATGGCTTATGATATCTATATTTCAAATAAGGCAGAACAAGATTTAGATGAAATCTATAACTACTATTTAACAGAATTTTCGCACTCAAGCGCTCAAAAAGTTATTGAATCTTTGCAGTCAGCTATTTCTATTCTTGAGATATCCCCTGAAGGTTATGTTGATTTTGACGATCGTGTAGGACGTAAACTATTTCCTGAAGGCCAGCTAAGGATGATTCCTAGTAAGCATTTCATAGTATTTTATTTAATTCGTCAGTCAAGGGTAGATATTCTTCGTATTAGAAGTACTAAAACTGATTATTTAAATGATTTAGAGAATCTTTTTAACAATATCCTTTAA
- a CDS encoding plasmid stabilisation system, antitoxin protein, giving the protein MATLIRDRQYNFRVNTEMMEEAKRILEAKNISVPDALNLFVERVVEEKDLPIKTAEQIRAESFLNELISELDEGYQDILAGRTKPANEVFSKYGL; this is encoded by the coding sequence ATGGCTACATTAATAAGAGATAGACAGTATAATTTTAGAGTAAATACGGAAATGATGGAAGAAGCAAAGCGTATTTTAGAAGCTAAAAATATTAGTGTTCCAGATGCTCTTAATCTATTTGTTGAACGGGTGGTGGAAGAAAAAGATTTACCTATTAAAACTGCAGAACAAATTAGAGCTGAATCATTTTTAAATGAACTGATATCAGAGCTTGATGAAGGGTATCAAGATATTTTAGCAGGACGTACGAAGCCAGCTAATGAGGTATTTTCAAAATATGGCTTATGA
- a CDS encoding putative transcriptional regulator: MENKKDLIQTLAYYQFSLENQYLDRKSARKKPQELLKHLIAFANADGGQLVIGIEDEKQDNIITGFKDGRAYPIDDFKKIDHEMRETPLDLSLEEIPVLNHKGEDDLILVISVELSSNRVIAAPNDEVYLRQGDESVKLSYEQRTQLSYDKGQRFFEDEVVPDATLEDIDDGLVQDFKNRFDISERSMEEVLKARRFLVNGKLTKAAILLFAKYPSAFFPQARVRFQRFDGTDMGTGSSFNVIKEVTFDDALPTLIIKVRDFIRTQLREFQYLDDNGQFQILPEYPEFAWFEGVVNAVTHRDYSVYGDHIRVLMFDDRLEIHSPGKLPNIVTVDNIKHECFSRNPRIARTLTEFGWVREMNEGVKRIYSEMESAFLHEPKYLEPGNKVVLTLENNIVSRHLRTRDSLEKQFSDFGNLTADEQAIVHYMYNSGDKMTTAKAIELTGRSRSFVVKMLHHLRDLEIITWFGSSKNDRNQYYLLVDK; this comes from the coding sequence TTGGAAAATAAAAAGGATTTAATTCAAACCTTAGCCTACTACCAATTCTCACTAGAAAACCAATACTTGGATAGAAAATCAGCACGAAAGAAGCCGCAAGAATTACTCAAGCATCTGATTGCTTTTGCCAATGCGGACGGCGGTCAGTTGGTTATTGGTATTGAAGATGAGAAGCAGGACAATATTATCACTGGTTTCAAGGATGGCAGAGCTTATCCCATAGACGATTTCAAAAAAATTGACCATGAGATGCGGGAGACTCCTCTGGATTTGTCTTTAGAGGAAATCCCTGTGCTAAATCATAAGGGAGAAGATGACCTGATTTTGGTTATTTCTGTTGAATTATCGTCGAACCGAGTGATTGCTGCGCCTAATGATGAGGTTTATCTGCGTCAGGGCGATGAATCGGTTAAATTAAGCTATGAGCAACGTACTCAGCTTAGCTATGATAAGGGCCAACGTTTCTTTGAAGATGAAGTGGTACCTGATGCGACCTTGGAAGATATTGATGATGGGTTAGTCCAGGACTTCAAAAATCGGTTTGATATTTCAGAGCGCTCCATGGAAGAAGTTCTTAAAGCAAGACGATTCTTGGTTAATGGTAAATTAACTAAGGCAGCGATTCTACTCTTTGCCAAATATCCATCAGCGTTTTTTCCACAAGCTCGTGTTCGTTTTCAACGGTTTGACGGGACGGATATGGGAACAGGCAGTAGCTTTAATGTTATTAAAGAAGTAACTTTTGATGATGCTCTGCCCACCTTAATTATCAAAGTGCGAGATTTTATCCGTACTCAGCTGCGTGAATTTCAGTACTTAGACGATAATGGGCAATTCCAGATTTTGCCTGAGTATCCTGAATTTGCTTGGTTTGAGGGTGTTGTCAATGCGGTGACTCACCGTGATTACTCTGTCTATGGGGATCACATTCGTGTACTCATGTTTGATGATAGACTGGAGATTCATAGCCCAGGGAAATTACCAAATATCGTTACCGTTGACAATATCAAGCATGAATGTTTTTCTAGAAATCCTCGGATTGCGAGAACCCTGACTGAATTTGGATGGGTTCGTGAGATGAATGAAGGAGTGAAGCGTATCTATTCTGAGATGGAATCAGCTTTTCTTCATGAACCTAAATATTTAGAACCAGGTAATAAGGTAGTTTTGACCCTTGAAAATAACATCGTGAGTCGACATCTCCGAACACGAGATAGTTTGGAAAAACAATTTTCTGATTTTGGAAATCTGACTGCAGATGAACAAGCTATCGTTCACTACATGTATAATTCTGGCGATAAAATGACAACAGCAAAGGCGATTGAGTTGACAGGGAGAAGTCGTTCGTTTGTTGTCAAAATGCTACATCATCTTCGTGATTTAGAAATCATCACTTGGTTTGGTTCAAGTAAAAATGACCGTAATCAATATTATCTTTTAGTTGATAAATGA